One Rosa chinensis cultivar Old Blush chromosome 3, RchiOBHm-V2, whole genome shotgun sequence DNA window includes the following coding sequences:
- the LOC112195300 gene encoding WAT1-related protein At5g07050: protein MEGNGGCCRSFIQSSKPYIAMISLQFGYAGMNIITKVSLNRGMSHYVLVVYRHAFATAAIAPFALVLERKIRPKITFPIFMQLFVLGLLGPVIDQNFYYAGLKFTSPTFSCAMSNMLPAMTFVMAVLCRMEKLDMKKVRCQAKLIGTIVTVAGAMLMTLYKGNVINFPWSGHLANSNNAPSANNNEDKDWLKGSILLILATLAWASFFIIQAVTQKRYQAPLSLTAIVCFLGTLQSIAVTFVMEHKPAAWTIGWDMNLLAAAYAGIVSSSLAYYVQGLVMEKTGPVFVTAFSPLMMIIVAVMGSFILAEKIYLGGILGAVLIVMGLYSVLWGKYKEYKEKEAESFNIPQAIKGTTATTGDITTDLQDIEIQKSSQPNPKE from the exons ATGGAGGGAAATGGCGGGTGTTGTCGAAGTTTCATTCAGAGTTCAAAGCCATACATAGCTATGATTTCTCTGCAATTCGGCTATGCCGGAATGAACATAATCACTAAGGTTTCGCTCAACCGTGGAATGAGCCACTATGTGCTTGTTGTTTACAGGCACGCCTTCGCCACTGCAGCTATTGCACCATTTGCTCTTGTTCTTGAGAG AAAAATAAGACCAAAGATTACATTCCCCATTTTCATGCAACTTTTTGTACTGGGTCTTCTTGG GCCGGTCATTGATCAAAACTTCTACTATGCCGGATTGAAGTTTACATCCCCGACCTTCTCTTGTGCCATGAGTAACATGCTTCCGGCAATGACATTCGTCATGGCTGTCCTTTGCAG gaTGGAGAAGCTGGACATGAAGAAGGTTAGATGCCAAGCGAAGCTGATAGGCACAATTGTGACAGTGGCCGGAGCCATGTTGATGACGTTGTACAAAGGAAACGTCATTAACTTTCCATGGTCGGGTCACTTGGCAAACTCCAATAATGCCCCTAGTGCAAATAATAATGAGGACAAGGACTGGCTCAAGGGATCCATTCTGCTCATCTTGGCCACCCTTGCCTGGGCTTCTTTCTTCATCATTCAGGCAGTGACACAGAAGAGGTACCAAGCTCCGTTATCCCTCACCGCAATCGTCTGCTTCTTGGGAACACTGCAGTCCATAGCTGTTACCTTTGTCATGGAACACAAGCCGGCGGCTTGGACCATTGGTTGGGACATGAACCTTCTTGCTGCTGCATATGCT GGCATAGTTTCATCGAGCCTTGCATACTACGTTCAAGGGCTGGTGATGGAGAAAACAGGTCCTGTTTTTGTCACCGCTTTCAGCCCTCTTATGATGATCATTGTGGCTGTCATGGGTTCTTTCATCCTTGCTGAGAAGATCTATCTTGGAGG TATTCTTGGTGCTGTACTAATTGTCATGGGACTCTACTCGGTTCTCTGGGGCAAGTACAAAGagtacaaagaaaaagaagctgaGAGCTTTAATATTCCTCAAGCAATAAAGGGTACTACAGCTACTACTGGAGACATCACTACTGATTTACAAGACATTGAAATACAAAAGAGCAGCCAACCTAACCCCAAGGAATGA